One Astatotilapia calliptera chromosome 1, fAstCal1.2, whole genome shotgun sequence DNA segment encodes these proteins:
- the slc6a2 gene encoding sodium-dependent noradrenaline transporter gives MNIQVMPEHKLSSVAPMKQCNVEKKEVELILVKDQNGVQYTNSSIIPTNGCRVGPPGSSSEDNRETWGKKIDFLLSVIGFAVDLANVWRFPYLCYKNGGGAFLIPYILFLFIAGMPLFYMELALGQYNREGAATVWKICPVFKGVGYTVILIALYVGFYYNVIIAWSLHYLFSSMTTELPWLKCGNSWNSVNCTEFNGSLPDNSTSYAKNKNTPAAEYYERGVLNLHESSGIEDLGWPRWQLVLCLVVVVFILYFSLWKGVKSSGKVVYITATMPYVVLFVLLIRGITLDGSMDGIKAYLSIDFKRLKTLEVWTDAATQIFYSLGAGFGVLIAFSSYNKFDNNCYRDALLTSTVNCVTSFFSGFAIFSVLGYMAKKHGVKVENVATEGAGLVFIIYPEAISTLPGSTFWAIVFFIMLLTLGIDSAMGGMEAVITGLSDDFKILKRNRKLFTFATAFGTFLFALLCVTNGGMYVLTLLDRHAAGTSILFGVLIEAIGVSWFYGVDRFSEDIERMMGFKPGLYWRLCWKYVSPAFLLFVVIASLTSSDLSYDNYVFPEWANQIGWGVALSSMLMVPSYAMYKFCSLSGTFRERIAYCITPEHEHHMVAEGKVRQFKLRHWLAI, from the exons ATGAATATCCAGGTTATGCCAGAGCACAAGCTCTCATCGGTTGCCCCAATGAAACAGTGCAATGTGGAGAAAAAAGAGGTAGAACTGATTCTAGTGAAGGATCAGAACGGCGTCCAGTACACAAATTCCTCGATCATTCCCACCAATGGTTGTCGCGTAGGTCCACCCGGATCCTCCTCCGAGGACAACCGAGAAACTTGGGGCAAGAAAATAGACTTTCTCCTGTCGGTTATTGGCTTCGCGGTGGACCTGGCTAATGTCTGGAGATTTCCTTACTTGTGCTACAAAAATGGAGGGG GTGCCTTTTTGATTCCCTATATTCTTTTCCTGTTCATTGCCGGGATGCCATTGTTCTACATGGAGCTTGCCTTAGGCCAATATAACAGAGAAGGAGCAGCTACGGTTTGGAAAATATGCCCCGTCTTTAAAG GTGTGGGCTACACTGTGATTCTCATAGCCCTGTATGTTGGCTTCTACTACAATGTCATCATTGCTTGGTCACTCCACTACCTGTTCTCCTCCATGACTACTGAGCTGCCATGGCTCAAATGTGGGAACAGCTGGAATAGTGTGAACTGCACTGAATTCAATGGATCTCTTCCTGATAATAGCACATCATACGCCAAGAACAAGAATACACCGGCAGCAGAATACTATGA ACGGGGTGTGTTGAATCTTCATGAAAGTAGTGGTATCGAGGACCTGGGCTGGCCTCGCTGGCAGTTGGTTTTGTGCCTGGTCGTGGTAGTCTTCATCCTGTACTTCAGCCTGTGGAAAGGTGTCAAGTCGTCCGGCAAG GTGGTGTACATTACAGCTACAATGCCCTATGTGGTCCTTTTTGTGCTGCTGATCCGAGGCATAACTTTAGATGGGTCTATGGATGGCATCAAAGCTTACCTCTCTATTGACTTCAAGCGACTAAAAACTTTAGAG GTGTGGACTGATGCTGCAACACAGATATTCTACTCGCTGGGTGCAGGATTTGGTGTGCTCATTGCATTTTCTAGTTACAACAAATTTGACAACAACTGTTACAG GGATGCTCTCTTGACCAGCACTGTGAACTGCGTTACCAGTTTCTTCTCAGGGTTTGCCATCTTCTCTGTGCTCGGATATATGGCTAAAAAACATGGGGTGAAAGTAGAAAATGTGGCAACAGAGG GTGCAGGTCTGGTGTTTATAATCTACCCTGAAGCAATTTCAACACTTCCGGGCTCAACATTTTGGGCCATTGTGTTCTTCATCATGTTGCTGACTTTAGGCATTGACAGTGCA ATGGGTGGCATGGAGGCAGTCATCACAGGCCTGTCAGATGACTTTAAGATTCTCAAAAGAAACCGAAAGCTTTTCACCTTCGCTACAGCTTTTGGAACCTTCCTGTTTGCTCTGCTCTGCGTTACCAAC GGTGGAATGTATGTCCTGACCTTGTTAGATAGGCATGCAGCAGGGACTTCAATACTCTTTGGTGTGTTGATCGAGGCCATTGGAGTGTCGTGGTTTTATG GTGTGGATCGCTTCAGTGAAGATATTGAGCGAATGATGGGCTTCAAGCCAGGACTCTACTGGAGGCTGTGCTGGAAATATGTCAGCCCTGCTTTTCTGTTG TTTGTGGTAATAGCCAGTCTGACATCATCAGACCTGAGCTATGATAACTACGTCTTCCCTGAATGGGCCAACCAAATCGGCTGGGGTGTGGCATTGTCCTCCATGCTGATGGTTCCTTCTTATGCGATGTATAAGTTCTGCAGTCTATCAGGAACCTTCCGAGAG AGGATAGCTTACTGCATCACTCCAGAACATGAACATCACATGGTTGCTGAAGGAAAAGTCCGGCAGTTCAAA CTCAGACACTGGTTGGCCATCTGA